A window from Enterocloster bolteae encodes these proteins:
- a CDS encoding ABC transporter substrate-binding protein: protein MRKMMLGFMAAAMVCSMAACGSKQETAAPAGTPAQTQSEAQKQENAGDSQVEITWWHAMSGVNEEAIQKIADDFMAGRPDVKVTLVNQGGYLDLFDKLMASAKADQLPTMAQVYSNRLSWYISKDLVEDLTPYMQAEGAGFIQEDYDDIPKMFFDDGIWDGKQYAMPFNKSMMVLYYNEGMLEEAGVEVPTTWEEWEAANKKLTKDTDGDGEPDVYGTVFANNLSTDIAPWLKQCGGRTMNEETNELYFDTPETKEAIQFLNSMFQAKTVRFAGEDKNANVPVQQGRAAMCVASTSALPYIENDTLEGIMINAAALPAYKTNDQLYYGTNITVFNTGSKEQKQAAWDFIKFLTNTENTAYFAAQTGYIPVRRSAQHAPVFAAVLAEKPIKQLCFDNMDNGFQGTRNIGGINALDALGEQLDLVFSGEKDLDSALKDAQAIGEKAMEEARNN, encoded by the coding sequence ATGAGAAAAATGATGTTGGGGTTCATGGCAGCAGCCATGGTGTGCTCCATGGCTGCCTGCGGCAGCAAACAGGAGACAGCAGCGCCCGCCGGGACGCCTGCACAGACGCAGTCCGAGGCGCAGAAACAGGAAAATGCCGGGGACAGCCAGGTGGAAATCACATGGTGGCATGCAATGAGCGGCGTCAATGAAGAGGCAATCCAGAAGATAGCAGATGATTTTATGGCAGGGCGTCCCGATGTAAAGGTAACCCTTGTGAACCAGGGCGGCTACCTGGATTTGTTCGACAAATTAATGGCCTCTGCCAAGGCAGACCAGCTGCCAACCATGGCCCAGGTGTATTCCAACCGGCTCTCTTGGTATATTTCCAAGGATTTGGTTGAAGACCTGACGCCCTATATGCAGGCGGAGGGAGCCGGATTTATCCAGGAAGATTATGATGATATCCCGAAAATGTTTTTTGATGATGGCATCTGGGATGGTAAGCAGTATGCTATGCCTTTTAATAAGAGCATGATGGTGCTGTATTATAATGAAGGAATGCTGGAGGAGGCAGGCGTGGAGGTTCCCACGACATGGGAAGAATGGGAAGCTGCCAATAAAAAGCTGACAAAGGATACGGATGGGGACGGGGAACCGGATGTTTACGGCACCGTGTTTGCAAACAACCTGTCCACGGATATTGCGCCCTGGCTGAAGCAGTGCGGTGGCAGGACCATGAATGAGGAGACCAACGAGCTTTACTTTGATACGCCTGAGACCAAGGAAGCTATCCAGTTCCTGAACAGTATGTTCCAGGCAAAAACAGTAAGGTTTGCAGGTGAGGACAAGAATGCCAATGTTCCTGTGCAGCAGGGTCGCGCGGCCATGTGCGTGGCATCCACTTCAGCCCTTCCCTATATTGAAAACGATACATTGGAGGGAATCATGATCAATGCGGCAGCCCTTCCAGCCTATAAGACAAATGACCAGCTCTACTATGGAACCAATATAACTGTATTCAACACAGGAAGCAAAGAGCAGAAGCAGGCGGCATGGGATTTTATTAAATTCCTGACCAATACAGAGAATACCGCTTATTTTGCAGCCCAGACAGGCTACATACCCGTGCGCAGGTCAGCCCAGCATGCCCCGGTATTTGCTGCTGTTCTGGCGGAAAAACCTATCAAACAGCTTTGCTTTGATAATATGGATAACGGGTTCCAGGGAACCAGGAATATCGGAGGCATCAATGCGCTGGATGCTCTGGGCGAACAGCTGGACCTGGTATTCAGCGGAGAAAAGGATTTGGACAGCGCCCTGAAGGATGCCCAGGCAATTGGTGAGAAAGCCATGGAAGAAGCCAGAAACAATTAA
- a CDS encoding recombinase family protein produces the protein MNNRIDAIYARQSVDKKDSISIESQIEFCKYELKGGNCKEYTDKGYSGKNTDRPKFQELVRDIKRGLIAKVVVYKLDRISRSILDFANMMELFQQYNVEFVSSTEKFDTSTPMGRAMLNICIVFAQLERETIQKRVTDAYYSRSQRGFKMGGKAPYGFHTEPIKMDGINTKKLVVNPDEAANIRLMFEMYAQPTTSYGDITRYFAEQGILFNGKELIRPTLAQMLRNPVYVQADLDVYEFFKSQGTVIVNDAADFTGMNGCYLYQGRDVKPSKKNDLKDQMLVLAPHEGIVPSDIWLTCRKKLMNNMKIQSARKATHTWLAGKIKCGNCGYALMSIFNPSGKQYLRCTKRLDNKSCPGCGKIITSELEAVVYQQMIKKLASYKTLTGRKKAAKANPKIAALQVELLHVDSEIEKLVDSLTGANNVLLSYVNVKIAELDGRKQELVKQIAELTVEAISPEQVNQISGYLDTWDNVSFDDKRRVVDLMITTVAATSDSLNITWKI, from the coding sequence ATGAATAATCGAATAGACGCAATCTATGCAAGGCAATCGGTAGACAAAAAGGACAGCATTTCCATTGAAAGCCAGATTGAATTTTGCAAATACGAGTTGAAAGGCGGTAACTGCAAGGAATACACAGACAAGGGGTACAGCGGCAAGAACACAGACCGTCCGAAGTTTCAAGAACTGGTGCGGGACATCAAGCGGGGCTTGATTGCAAAAGTCGTGGTTTACAAACTCGACCGTATCAGCCGTTCCATTCTGGACTTTGCCAACATGATGGAGCTGTTCCAGCAGTACAATGTGGAGTTTGTGTCCTCTACGGAAAAGTTTGATACCTCCACCCCGATGGGGCGGGCTATGTTGAATATCTGTATTGTGTTCGCCCAGTTGGAACGGGAAACGATACAGAAGCGGGTAACGGACGCATACTATTCCCGCAGTCAGCGGGGCTTCAAAATGGGCGGCAAGGCTCCTTACGGCTTCCACACCGAGCCTATCAAAATGGATGGTATCAATACAAAAAAGCTGGTGGTAAATCCAGACGAAGCGGCAAATATCCGGCTGATGTTTGAGATGTATGCTCAGCCCACAACCTCCTACGGGGACATTACCCGGTACTTTGCCGAACAGGGGATTTTATTCAACGGCAAAGAGCTGATACGCCCCACGCTGGCGCAGATGTTACGCAATCCTGTCTATGTGCAGGCAGACCTTGATGTGTACGAATTTTTCAAAAGTCAAGGGACGGTCATTGTCAATGACGCTGCCGATTTTACTGGCATGAACGGCTGCTATCTGTATCAAGGGCGAGATGTGAAGCCCAGCAAAAAGAACGACTTGAAAGACCAAATGCTGGTACTGGCTCCCCATGAGGGCATTGTTCCCTCCGACATCTGGCTGACCTGCCGCAAGAAGCTGATGAACAACATGAAAATCCAGTCTGCCCGAAAAGCTACCCATACATGGCTGGCGGGAAAAATCAAGTGCGGGAACTGCGGGTATGCCCTTATGAGTATCTTCAATCCCTCCGGCAAGCAATACCTTCGCTGTACGAAACGGCTGGATAACAAGAGTTGTCCGGGGTGCGGGAAAATCATTACTTCGGAACTGGAAGCGGTTGTTTATCAGCAGATGATAAAGAAACTGGCAAGCTACAAGACGCTGACAGGCAGAAAGAAAGCGGCAAAGGCAAACCCTAAAATTGCCGCCCTGCAAGTGGAACTTCTCCATGTGGACAGCGAGATTGAAAAGCTGGTGGACAGTCTGACGGGTGCAAACAATGTTCTGCTCTCCTATGTGAATGTGAAGATAGCGGAACTGGACGGGCGCAAACAGGAACTTGTGAAGCAGATAGCCGAGTTGACGGTGGAAGCCATCAGCCCGGAACAGGTCAATCAGATTTCCGGCTACCTCGACACATGGGACAATGTATCCTTTGACGACAAGCGGCGGGTGGTGGATTTGATGATTACCACCGTTGCCGCTACAAGCGACAGCTTGAACATCACATGGAAAATCTGA
- a CDS encoding carbohydrate ABC transporter permease translates to MGLKKRAARAGGYCILLAGAAFVLLPFVWMLLTSLKPSREVLMMPPKCFPSVIMWENYVDAYRAAPFAVYFFNSAIVSLAITAGELVTTILAAYAFSQMDFKGRDALFMLLVATMMVPGEILIIPNYVTLADLGWINTYKALILPWCASVFSIFLLKQQFSSIPAAYYKAARIDGCRRFRYLITVMVPMSKPTIVAIALLKLINSWNSYMWPLIVTNTNEMRTLPVALAAFSTEAGVQYNTLMAFSLMIISPILLVYFFARKYIIRGVSSAGLKG, encoded by the coding sequence ATGGGATTAAAGAAACGTGCTGCAAGGGCCGGGGGATATTGTATCTTGCTGGCCGGAGCTGCCTTTGTGCTGCTGCCCTTTGTGTGGATGCTTCTTACCTCGCTGAAACCGTCCAGGGAGGTTCTGATGATGCCTCCTAAATGTTTCCCGTCTGTCATTATGTGGGAAAATTATGTGGATGCGTACCGCGCAGCCCCTTTTGCAGTTTATTTTTTCAACAGTGCCATAGTCTCCCTTGCAATCACGGCAGGGGAATTGGTCACCACCATACTGGCTGCCTATGCATTTTCCCAGATGGATTTTAAGGGCAGGGACGCTCTGTTCATGCTCCTGGTGGCAACCATGATGGTGCCGGGGGAGATACTGATTATACCTAATTATGTGACGCTGGCGGATTTGGGTTGGATTAATACATATAAAGCCCTTATTCTGCCATGGTGCGCCAGCGTGTTTTCCATCTTTTTGCTGAAGCAGCAGTTTTCATCCATACCGGCTGCTTATTATAAGGCTGCCCGTATAGACGGATGCCGCAGATTTCGGTATCTAATCACTGTCATGGTCCCCATGAGCAAGCCTACCATAGTGGCGATTGCACTGCTCAAACTCATTAACAGCTGGAATTCCTATATGTGGCCGTTGATTGTGACCAATACCAATGAAATGAGAACCCTGCCCGTAGCGCTGGCTGCATTTTCCACAGAGGCCGGCGTACAGTATAATACGCTGATGGCATTTTCACTTATGATTATCTCACCCATACTGCTGGTATATTTTTTTGCCCGGAAATATATTATCCGGGGGGTGAGCAGCGCCGGCTTAAAAGGGTGA
- a CDS encoding ABC transporter ATP-binding protein — protein MNQVEAEDRDIGMVFQNYALYPHMTVGRNIEFPLRMRHIAKAQREERVRAVAGMMQIEDLLNRRPSQLSGGQQQRVAIARALVKRPKILLLDEPFSNLDARLRIELRDEIRSLQKQLGITTIFVTHDQEEAMSISDRILLLKEGVMQQYSTPKDMYTHPANRFTAGFLGNPPINFLTCRMVGGKLMVQDCGHGSMELPVKKCVWEQTGLPEEQADLEVGVRPEDIYVVASREHSDFRGRVIAVQTLGKEIYLKVETWGHRLTACVSWDHNYGIGDVINLAVKKIYLFPEKGETECNGRAGK, from the coding sequence GTGAACCAGGTGGAGGCAGAGGACAGGGACATCGGTATGGTATTCCAGAACTATGCCCTGTATCCCCATATGACGGTAGGCCGGAATATTGAGTTTCCCCTTCGTATGCGCCATATTGCGAAGGCACAGCGGGAGGAAAGGGTAAGGGCAGTGGCTGGGATGATGCAGATTGAAGATCTTTTAAACCGCAGACCCAGCCAGCTGTCAGGAGGGCAGCAGCAGAGAGTGGCGATTGCAAGAGCACTGGTAAAACGGCCGAAGATTCTTTTGCTGGACGAGCCATTTTCCAATCTGGATGCAAGACTTAGAATTGAACTGAGGGATGAAATACGTTCCTTGCAGAAACAGCTGGGGATCACCACCATATTCGTGACCCATGACCAGGAAGAGGCTATGAGTATATCGGACAGGATTCTTCTGCTGAAGGAAGGGGTGATGCAGCAGTATTCCACACCCAAGGATATGTATACCCATCCTGCCAACCGGTTTACAGCTGGTTTCCTTGGAAATCCGCCGATTAACTTCCTTACCTGCCGGATGGTTGGGGGAAAATTGATGGTACAGGACTGCGGTCATGGCAGCATGGAGCTGCCGGTTAAAAAGTGCGTGTGGGAGCAGACCGGTCTGCCTGAGGAACAGGCAGACCTGGAGGTAGGTGTCAGGCCGGAGGATATTTATGTGGTGGCCAGCCGGGAACACAGTGATTTTAGGGGGAGGGTGATTGCTGTCCAGACCCTTGGAAAGGAAATTTACCTGAAGGTGGAGACCTGGGGCCACAGGCTGACAGCCTGTGTAAGCTGGGACCATAATTACGGGATAGGTGATGTTATAAATCTGGCGGTAAAGAAAATATACCTTTTCCCGGAGAAAGGTGAAACAGAGTGTAATGGGAGAGCTGGGAAATAA
- the mobV gene encoding MobV family relaxase, with translation MAQHAILRFEKHKGNPARPLEAHHERQKEQYASNPDIDTSRSKYNFHIVKPESRYYHFIQNRIEQAGCRTRKDSTRFVDTLITASPEFFKKKPPKEIQEFFHRAADFLIGRVGRENIVSAVVHMDEKTPHLHLVFVPLTEDNRLCAKEIIGNRANLSKWQDDFHAYMVEKYPDLERGESASKTGRKHIPTRLFKQAVNLSKQARAIEATLDGINPLNAGKKKEEALSMLKKWFPQMGNFSGQLKKYKVTINDLLAENEKLEARAKASEKGKMKDAMERAKLKSELDNLQRLVDRIPPDILAELKRQQRQHGKER, from the coding sequence ATGGCACAACACGCAATCTTGCGGTTTGAGAAACACAAGGGCAACCCGGCAAGGCCGCTGGAAGCCCATCACGAACGGCAAAAGGAACAGTACGCCAGCAATCCCGACATTGACACCAGCCGGAGCAAATACAACTTCCACATTGTTAAGCCGGAGAGCAGGTACTACCACTTTATACAGAACCGTATTGAACAAGCTGGCTGCCGCACCCGTAAGGATAGTACCCGGTTTGTGGATACGCTGATTACCGCCAGCCCGGAGTTTTTCAAGAAGAAGCCCCCAAAGGAGATACAGGAATTTTTCCATAGGGCGGCTGATTTCTTAATCGGGCGGGTAGGCCGGGAAAATATCGTATCGGCAGTGGTACACATGGACGAGAAAACACCCCACCTGCATTTGGTCTTTGTCCCTCTGACAGAGGACAACCGCCTGTGCGCTAAGGAGATTATCGGCAACAGAGCCAATCTCTCAAAATGGCAGGACGATTTTCACGCCTATATGGTGGAGAAATATCCCGACTTGGAGCGTGGGGAAAGTGCCAGCAAGACAGGCAGGAAGCATATCCCCACCCGTCTGTTCAAGCAGGCGGTCAATCTATCCAAACAGGCAAGAGCCATTGAAGCCACGCTGGACGGCATTAACCCGCTGAATGCCGGAAAGAAAAAAGAGGAAGCCCTCTCCATGCTGAAAAAGTGGTTCCCACAGATGGGGAATTTCTCCGGGCAGTTGAAAAAATACAAGGTCACAATCAATGACCTGTTAGCGGAAAATGAAAAGCTGGAAGCAAGGGCAAAAGCCAGTGAAAAAGGCAAGATGAAAGATGCGATGGAACGGGCAAAGCTGAAAAGCGAACTGGACAATTTACAGCGGCTGGTTGACCGTATCCCGCCGGATATACTGGCGGAACTGAAACGGCAGCAGCGGCAGCATGGAAAGGAAAGGTGA
- a CDS encoding helix-turn-helix domain-containing protein, whose product MALTIQERLKDLRVERGLTLEQLAEQTHLSKSALGSYEAEDFKDISHYALIKLAKFYSVTADYLLGLSETKNHPNADLADLRVSDDMIELLKSGLVDNFLLCELAVHPDFPRLMADLEIYVNGTAVKQVQSANAIVDIMSATIMKQHNPGLSDPQLRQLIAAHIDDDSFCRYVIQQDINGIALDLREAHKDDFFSVPEDNPLEDFLQAAEAASTPGSDPEQAAMAFICKRLKLNYGKLSEEERKWLKRIAQKSDLLKNPKPQRGRK is encoded by the coding sequence ATGGCTTTAACCATTCAAGAGCGCCTAAAAGACCTGCGTGTAGAGCGTGGGCTGACGCTGGAACAGCTTGCGGAGCAGACCCACCTCTCCAAGTCTGCGCTGGGCAGTTATGAAGCGGAGGATTTTAAGGACATCAGCCACTATGCCCTTATCAAGCTGGCGAAGTTTTACAGCGTGACCGCCGATTACCTGCTGGGGCTGTCCGAAACAAAAAATCACCCAAACGCCGATCTTGCAGACCTGCGTGTGAGTGATGATATGATTGAACTGTTGAAAAGCGGGCTGGTGGATAATTTCCTCTTGTGTGAACTGGCGGTACACCCGGATTTCCCCCGGCTCATGGCTGACCTTGAAATCTATGTGAACGGAACGGCAGTCAAGCAGGTACAGAGCGCAAATGCCATTGTGGATATTATGAGCGCAACCATTATGAAGCAGCACAATCCCGGCTTGTCCGACCCGCAGCTAAGGCAGCTTATCGCCGCCCATATTGACGATGACAGCTTTTGCCGCTATGTAATACAGCAGGACATAAACGGCATAGCCCTTGACCTGCGGGAAGCCCATAAGGACGATTTTTTCAGCGTCCCGGAGGACAATCCTCTGGAAGATTTTTTGCAAGCCGCAGAAGCAGCGTCCACTCCGGGCAGCGACCCGGAACAGGCGGCGATGGCGTTTATCTGTAAACGGCTCAAGCTGAACTATGGGAAGCTGTCGGAGGAAGAAAGAAAGTGGCTGAAAAGGATTGCGCAGAAGTCGGACTTGCTGAAAAACCCAAAACCGCAGCGGGGGAGAAAGTAA
- the tnpA gene encoding IS200/IS605 family transposase — protein MVFAPKYRRQVIYKDIKADVGQILGTLCRRKGIEIIEAQCMPDHIHMLVSIPPKYSVSEVVGYLKGKSSLMIFEKHANLKYKYGNRHFWCRGYYVDTVGKNTAAIKAYIQNQIKEDLE, from the coding sequence CTGGTTTTTGCACCAAAATATCGTAGACAGGTAATCTATAAAGATATCAAGGCAGATGTAGGACAAATCCTTGGGACATTATGCCGAAGAAAAGGAATCGAGATAATCGAGGCACAATGCATGCCAGATCATATTCATATGCTGGTAAGCATTCCGCCCAAATATTCAGTATCAGAGGTGGTGGGATATCTCAAAGGAAAAAGTTCACTCATGATATTCGAGAAGCATGCGAACCTAAAGTATAAGTACGGAAACCGTCATTTCTGGTGCCGTGGATATTACGTGGACACAGTAGGAAAGAATACGGCGGCAATAAAGGCATACATCCAAAATCAGATAAAAGAGGACTTGGAATAA
- a CDS encoding replication initiator protein A: MANTIYIHQPEKAVSFTRLPNFLFEAPTFTPLSNEAKVLYAFILRRTDLSRKNGWADEYGRIYLYYPINEVVELLHCGRQKAVNTLRELQYAGLVEIQKQGCGKPNRIYPKSYEAVSNTDFKKSGYGTPED, from the coding sequence ATGGCAAACACCATTTATATCCATCAGCCGGAAAAGGCGGTCAGCTTTACCCGGCTTCCCAATTTCCTTTTTGAAGCCCCCACATTCACACCCCTGTCCAACGAAGCAAAGGTTCTGTACGCCTTTATCCTGCGCCGGACAGACCTATCCCGAAAAAACGGCTGGGCAGATGAATACGGGCGGATTTACCTCTACTATCCCATTAACGAGGTAGTGGAGCTGCTCCACTGCGGGCGGCAGAAAGCGGTCAATACCCTGCGGGAGCTACAATATGCCGGACTGGTGGAAATCCAGAAGCAGGGCTGTGGAAAACCCAACCGCATTTATCCAAAATCCTATGAAGCGGTTTCAAACACCGACTTCAAGAAATCCGGTTATGGAACGCCGGAGGACTGA
- a CDS encoding cysteine-rich VLP domain-containing protein — protein sequence MRDNPYKDLPPLERRPDGSLYRMTPAQRKQANALIRRECCCYEDGNCMFLDDGDTCTCPQTVSFSVCCKWFRWAVLPLDKTLEAEIFRDKDLKRCAVCGGVFVPKSNRAKYCPDCAARVHRRQKTESERKRRSTVDS from the coding sequence ATGAGAGATAACCCCTATAAAGACTTGCCACCGCTGGAACGCAGGCCGGACGGTTCCCTTTACCGCATGACCCCAGCGCAGCGGAAACAGGCAAACGCCCTGATCCGCCGGGAGTGCTGCTGTTATGAGGACGGGAACTGTATGTTCCTTGACGATGGGGACACCTGCACCTGTCCGCAGACGGTTTCTTTCTCGGTCTGCTGTAAGTGGTTCCGCTGGGCGGTTTTGCCGCTGGACAAGACGCTGGAAGCGGAGATTTTCCGGGATAAGGACTTGAAACGCTGTGCGGTCTGCGGCGGTGTGTTCGTCCCTAAATCCAACCGGGCAAAGTACTGCCCCGACTGCGCCGCCAGAGTTCACAGGCGGCAGAAAACAGAAAGTGAACGGAAAAGGAGGTCTACTGTGGACAGTTAG
- a CDS encoding ABC transporter ATP-binding protein — MKTPLLEMKNLQKRYPVYGPLGKLFPPRTYMRAVSNMCLALYEGETYGLVGESGCGKSTTGRSILGLVKPDSGEILYKGQDLTRLSDSEFRPLRRDLQMVFQDTLSSLNPRSRVGALLEEPLIVQGMKDGEERRQKVMEILGMVGLSDDYYFRYPHELSGGQVQRLGIARALIIDPKLIICDEPVSALDVSIQSQILNMLTSLQREMNLSLLFISHDIGVVRYISSRIGVMYLGTLVEEAGTDELFSHPLHPYTQALFASIPDFNKKRTVSLKGELPMYTDEFKGCVFHTRCPYTCDQCRRSAPELEEIYPGHRVACHRMGGIAMK, encoded by the coding sequence ATGAAGACGCCACTTTTAGAAATGAAGAACCTTCAGAAACGCTACCCTGTATATGGCCCTCTGGGAAAGCTGTTTCCTCCCAGGACATATATGCGGGCAGTCTCCAATATGTGCCTGGCGCTGTACGAGGGCGAGACCTATGGCCTGGTGGGGGAATCCGGCTGCGGAAAGAGCACTACGGGACGGTCCATCCTGGGTCTGGTAAAACCTGACAGCGGTGAAATCCTTTATAAAGGCCAGGACCTGACCAGGCTGAGTGACAGTGAATTCCGCCCTCTGCGCCGGGATTTGCAGATGGTCTTTCAGGATACATTGTCCTCCCTGAATCCCCGCTCACGCGTCGGGGCCCTGCTGGAGGAACCCCTTATAGTCCAGGGGATGAAAGACGGAGAAGAGCGCCGCCAAAAGGTGATGGAAATTCTGGGAATGGTCGGATTGTCCGATGATTATTACTTCCGCTATCCACACGAGCTGTCCGGCGGACAGGTGCAGCGGTTGGGTATTGCAAGGGCGCTGATTATCGACCCGAAGCTGATTATCTGTGATGAGCCGGTTTCTGCGCTGGATGTGTCCATTCAGTCTCAGATTCTGAACATGCTGACCTCCCTGCAGAGAGAGATGAACCTAAGTCTGCTGTTCATATCCCACGATATCGGCGTGGTGCGGTATATATCCAGCCGTATCGGCGTTATGTATCTTGGTACACTGGTGGAAGAGGCCGGTACGGACGAACTCTTTTCTCATCCCCTTCATCCGTATACACAGGCATTATTTGCCTCCATTCCGGACTTTAACAAGAAGAGAACGGTCTCTCTTAAAGGCGAACTGCCGATGTACACCGATGAATTTAAGGGATGTGTGTTCCACACCCGCTGCCCTTACACCTGTGACCAATGCCGTAGGTCGGCTCCTGAGCTGGAGGAAATTTATCCGGGACACAGGGTGGCCTGCCACCGGATGGGTGGAATTGCAATGAAATAG
- a CDS encoding CD3072 family TudS-related putative desulfidase, with protein sequence MQKILFVSHCILNTAAKVVRYGDTGKKEEESRLEFVVKTVEQGIQLVQLPCPEFTLYGPGRWGHTKEQFDNPFFREHCRKILEPILTQMKAYMAPGEQGRFSVLGVVGIDGSPSCGVSRTCSGCWGGEFSGRTDLQEVLSTCHSAPGTGVMMEVLKSMMEEEGIQLPVEGLKPGDLQAVMSLVAGT encoded by the coding sequence ATGCAGAAGATATTGTTTGTCAGTCATTGTATTTTGAACACAGCCGCCAAGGTGGTACGGTACGGGGATACCGGGAAAAAGGAGGAAGAGTCCAGGCTGGAGTTTGTGGTAAAGACAGTTGAACAGGGAATTCAGCTGGTTCAGCTGCCTTGTCCGGAATTTACCCTTTATGGACCAGGTCGGTGGGGACATACAAAGGAGCAGTTTGACAATCCGTTTTTCAGGGAGCATTGCAGAAAAATTCTGGAGCCTATTCTCACTCAGATGAAGGCATATATGGCACCGGGAGAACAGGGGCGTTTTTCTGTGCTGGGTGTGGTTGGCATTGACGGCAGTCCAAGCTGCGGAGTGTCGCGTACCTGCAGCGGGTGCTGGGGAGGAGAGTTCTCCGGAAGGACGGACTTGCAGGAGGTACTGTCCACCTGTCATAGCGCGCCGGGAACAGGAGTCATGATGGAGGTCCTTAAGTCCATGATGGAGGAAGAAGGAATCCAGCTGCCTGTGGAGGGACTTAAGCCAGGGGACCTGCAGGCAGTCATGTCTTTGGTTGCAGGTACATAA
- a CDS encoding carbohydrate ABC transporter permease: MKQSVMGELGNKKDTGLKRGQKTRTWGEMSAWLYLAPALAILLTFQVYPIYKSFMMGFYTRFDYLTDTVYEWGLGNFRYILCDENFRIAMKNTCVLVFFAAPLSIGSGLLFALLLNSNIRFKPFFQSVYFLPFVTSMVAVSIVWSWMLNKDYGLVNGVIRFFGGKKIAWMTDRHMTMPILVALCIWKGLGYRIIIFLAALQGIDKRYYSAARVDGARTMNRFWHVTIPMLKPILIFLSITTVIGCFKTFDEVYVMYNHKPGPSRSGLTIVYYIFNKFYEHWEFSIAAAAAFFLFLLIFAITLLQFLLSRRRKSWD; encoded by the coding sequence GTGAAACAGAGTGTAATGGGAGAGCTGGGAAATAAAAAGGATACAGGTTTAAAACGGGGACAAAAGACCAGAACATGGGGAGAGATGAGTGCCTGGCTATATCTGGCGCCGGCCCTGGCCATATTGCTTACATTTCAGGTGTATCCCATATATAAATCTTTTATGATGGGGTTTTACACCAGGTTTGACTATCTGACAGACACGGTGTACGAATGGGGACTGGGAAATTTCAGATACATCCTGTGCGATGAGAATTTCCGGATTGCAATGAAGAATACATGTGTACTGGTGTTTTTTGCGGCGCCCCTGTCCATTGGCTCAGGTCTTTTGTTTGCTCTGCTGTTAAACAGCAACATACGGTTCAAGCCTTTTTTCCAGAGTGTTTACTTTCTGCCCTTTGTCACTTCCATGGTGGCGGTATCCATTGTGTGGAGCTGGATGCTTAACAAGGATTACGGTCTGGTAAATGGGGTTATACGTTTTTTTGGAGGAAAGAAAATCGCCTGGATGACGGACAGGCACATGACCATGCCCATACTGGTGGCATTGTGCATATGGAAAGGATTGGGGTACAGGATTATTATCTTTCTGGCAGCCCTTCAGGGAATTGATAAAAGGTACTATAGCGCTGCACGGGTGGACGGGGCCAGGACCATGAACCGGTTCTGGCATGTGACCATTCCCATGCTGAAGCCAATTCTTATATTCCTCTCCATAACCACGGTCATTGGATGTTTTAAGACATTTGATGAAGTCTATGTCATGTATAACCATAAGCCGGGACCGTCCAGGAGCGGTCTTACCATTGTCTACTACATATTTAATAAATTTTACGAGCATTGGGAATTCTCTATAGCCGCAGCCGCAGCCTTCTTTTTGTTTCTGTTGATTTTTGCAATTACACTGCTGCAGTTTCTGCTGTCCAGAAGGAGGAAATCATGGGATTAA
- a CDS encoding ATP-binding cassette domain-containing protein, producing MIILKDITKKFRNTTAVKGLSVEIREGELVCLLGPSGCGKSTTLSMIAGLEPPTKGDIFF from the coding sequence GTGATTATTTTAAAGGATATAACCAAGAAATTCAGGAACACCACGGCTGTTAAAGGGCTGTCCGTCGAAATCAGGGAAGGGGAGCTGGTGTGCCTTCTGGGGCCGTCGGGCTGTGGGAAAAGCACCACACTTTCCATGATTGCGGGTTTGGAACCGCCTACAAAAGGCGATATTTTTTTTTGA